taaaaagatacattttgtacttaaaaatatataatagaGCAAATATAATTACTTATTATGGTTTTTGGAAAATaatgtaataaaatataaatttttgaaCCACTTTGAATTAAATACATCGGGAAAATTCCTGTTCAttttttagatttgtttgaTGTCGGCTGCTTGCTGCAAACTGCAAGTGGTATTTTGGTACTGACTTGATCTAGTTTTCCCTTGGAAGTTTCCCTTTGTTTTTGAATGAAATGTCATCAAAGGTACGATACCTTATTTATTCTAGTGGTTGTATATCTACACGGTTAAAATTTATCTACCTGTAGGATATTGCATGTTAAActgtagccccacttgtgtggccaaggtccaaggatagctgaatcctaaCCCTACTTACTACTAAAGGAGTcggctatccttggccacacaagtggggctagttAAACTGAAgatatatttttgtaaacaaaatggaaTGGTCTCACTCTCCTCAGTCATATTATTATAGTTATTACTACAGTCATGTGTAAGTAAGCTGTAAGTTAATCAATTTTGTAAGTAGGGGCCTGTTGCAGTGCTATGTTATTGTATATTGGGGTTTTTATGATGGatgttttattgttgtaataAAATAAGTAGTTACACTCGATTTCAACTGGGTGGGTTGAATATGATTAGACTATAGACCTGTGGTTATTTCACCAACTtttctagttgcgataacgtaaccctcctgccgacggcgtagccagaggctccgccgtcggcaggagggttacgttatcgcaactacaactTTTATATCAGGATAACTGcatatttaatttattattaatattattattatttattacacttTACACATACAATTACAACATGTAATTGTATGTGCAAAgtgtaataaataatagtaataataattaatagtaaTTGCAACATTCATAGAGCGCTAAATACGGATGTTTCTAAGGgctataaccagattgacaatgatttaaaagtgtccaatgtgttgaatgtgggtgggtagcttgttccaaagtgttactgttggagctatgactgaaAAGGCCCGATCGCCGTAGCGTTTGATGGTGCGGGGTTAATCATGTTAATCATGAACGTAGTAGAACTGGCTGGGGTtttctagacttgtggacaagtcgttaaatgtctgttgcagtgagcaccgccacaactcgactatctcaccgcgtgggaccattaacgacttgttcacaaTTTTAGGGTCTTtcctttgtaaataattttgacATTCAAATAATTTAATGTAATATAATTTTGATGTGTTTTGGCAGCAATGTCTCATCGCAACAgtgaaagtgtaaaaaaaaaaaataataatattctttatcaccgatGTAAGAATAAAgattattaatataaattaataatcatTTGGTGTCACTGATGTTGATTAACTTTTCACAATCTCTTCTGTACAACTACAACAAGAAGGGATGTGAGCATTGTTAACATTTGCAAGTTATTctataataacaattatattCACAAATGTACAACTAATGCTGACAAGTACCTTTCATATCAGGGGGCAACAAACTCTAGACCGACCAAGATGAAAGGTAAAGAACTAGGAGGGGGAGATACAAAGACAGCAGGATCTTCTCAGAAGACGAAGACAGAAAATGCCAAGAAAGTAGAAACCCTCAGGGAGATCGAACAAATGGAGCAAAAGTAGGTAGTTGTTTTCACAAGATTCAGCAGAGTATCTTTTATAAATGTGCCATGAACTGATTTTTTAGGAAATATAAATATCAGTTCCTTATTAATCAACTACATAAATTTTGAGGTGAAATCTTAAATACAAACGTGAGGGAACAAGGTAGCTAATACTTTTTGTTACCTAATCAGTTTTGGATCCCAATTTAGTTTTACACCATACTAGATCTGTGACTATTCTAAACTTGTCATTTATTTCTTTTCAACAAAATTCTGCGCATGACACTGCCAAAAACTCATGCACCCAAAGAGGCTGTATGTGGATCAGAATAAAAACTTAAACGTTGGTACTCATTGCTCTAGGAATATTTCACCCCATTTGGACTAGGTTTGTCAGTTtgaaaaaactaaataaaaatgtcctgccacaaaaaccaaacaaactattttaaaagtaaataatttgtttttgaacttTTTAGGATCAATAGTTTGGACAGAGAGAAAAGCACCAATCTGTACAGCAAGCGAAGTGATTTCCGCAAGCTGTTTTGCACTTTAGAAGAACAGGAATTAAAGATGAATAGCGACCGGAAAGCTGAAAGTAAGTAACTTTGTAAAAACTTGTCACAATACATTCTCCTACTTTTTGACCATACAGTCTCATTCTCtcatggttttgaatgatttcCTGTGCCAGTCAGCAATATGACAGTGACAACATACACTCAACTCTcatactgtttgaccattcaatatcatctacTGTGGTTTTTGAGTGACAGATAAACTATGCTAGCCTACAGTATGAAACTATGTGGTTAATGTATCTCTACACAGTTCACAGTCAACcttcctactgtttgaccattcaatatcatctacTGTGGTTTTGAGTGACAGATCAACTATGCTAGCCTGCAGTATGAAACTATATGGTTAATGCATTAATACACATTTCAGAGTCAACcttcctactgtttgaccattcaatctcatccactgtggttttgagtgACTATGCTGCAGAAGCCTGCATTTTGATACAATGTGTTGATTGCATCTGTGCACagtacacggtcaaccctcTCAATTTTGACCATCCAATCATCGAATTGTGTGTGGTTTTGAGTGACAGAACTATGTTAGCCTGCAATTTGATACTGGGCTGAATTCATCTCTACAAAAGTTtacggtcaaccctcctactgtctgaccttTAATCTCATCCACTGTGTATGCCAGCCTGTAATTTGATATGCCAATAAAGTCAACTGATTGATAATTGTAATTCTTTACAATTTGGgttttcaatattttataattttggaTTTTGGTTTATAATATCTTCACATcattattaataaattaatgttttttgcaGAAGCTCGACTAGTGCAGCAGCTGAATAAGATGCGAGGCACTGTCACTAAGTTCCAACGTCAACTACGCGATGTGAAACCAACACCTGAATGCAAGTAGAAAAATACAATGCTAGAGATCATCAATTTCAATTCATTGCCTTTAGCCCTTGCCTATTTGATGGATATGTTTCATGGCTTCCATATTTTACAAAGACTTAAAAGATTCCAACGTGATCATACATTGCTGAAAACAAAGAAGATTCCATGTGAATTACcagaacaaagacaaaaagaCAAAGCAAAGACCTTTAAATTAATAGAAAAGGCAATGCAATAACtacttgcaggaaaaaaaaaacattttttgagagTGTATAAGCTTTTATTTTTAGTATGATTGGTATAAAGTTCTAATAATGAAAAGTCGGAGGGCAACTATTTAGTGTAAAAGTAActgtgttttattgtttataattttaTCAATTTCAGTTGTGGAGAAATTGAAAGAGATGATGGAAACAATAGAAGCTATCATGAGGGAGTTCAAAGAACAACAGAGAAAATTGTAAGTCgagaatatttatccagatACCCAGAAGAATCTTGCATCAACCTACACAAGCTTCATTCTCAATTGGAATTCCTACATTCCAACGCACTGTTTgaaacattaaagccattggacactttctgaacagaacaaaaattaaaagttcacagatttacaaataacttacagggtttactgaaggtaatagtgaaagacttcccttgaaatattattccatgaaatgctttactttttgagaatatatttgaacaattatcaattctcgatatcgagaataacagatttattttaaacacatgtcatgacaaggcgaaacgtgcggaaacaagggtgggttttctcgttattttctcccgactccgatgaccgattgagccttacttttcacaggtttgttattttatatataagttgtgatacacgaagtgtgggcttttggacaatactgtttaccaatgttttgcgattgctttaaagacagtggacactattggtaattgtcaaagactagtcttcacagttggtgtacctcaacatatgcataaaataccaaaacctgtgaaaaatttagctcaatcggtcgtcgaagttgcgagataataatgaaagaaaaacaccctcgtcatacaaagttgtgtgctctgtgatgcttgatttcgagacctcaaattctaaacttgaggtctcaaaatcaaatttgtggaaaattacttctttctcgaaaagtacgtcacttcagagggagctgtttctcacaatgttttatactatcaacctctccccattactggtaatcaagaaaggttttatgatgataattattttgagtaattaccaatagtgtccactgcctttaactatcttcagttcttctcagaaccacacATTTAATACATAGCGCATTATTCTTACAACAGGAATGAAGATTTCTCTTAGTAATCATTTATAGTTTTTTTCTCTGCTTTCTCAGATATGAAGAGCTCTTTCGAGAAGAACAGACCTTGAGCCAGGAGGTGACAGCACTGGAGAAGCGTCTTGAATCCTGGGCCCAGGCTCCGCCCGTTACCATACAAACCAAACAGACTAAACCCAAACCAGTGTCTTCTGCAAGGAGCGTCATAGCAGACCTACCTCCTGAAGTGGCAGCGTTTGAGGTGAGGGGACGCATCAATGACTGAAACTGTGTATGCTCTCTGTGTAATCCCCCATTATGAAGTGCCATAAAAATCATTGTTGACATGAAAATGATCTTGCATTAAGTGACTGCAGTTGCAAAATATTAACTTGGTTTAAaggccctgcagccgatttcacaaaatgctgggattaatcctatctcgagttaggacgagtaacccatcccaacttaggatgggttcaatgtgtcctaacaTCTTTGTCAGATATGGAATtgaactcgtcccaagtcctaagattaatcctaagttaggaagagtttggtgaaattgacggcaggaAAAGTTTCCCTTTGCACTTGTGATGTAATAAGATAtttgctctagcaatgcaacgGTCATGGGTGTGGAATCCCACCCAAGCGATTTACTTGtgggtatttttttcacagaacttgggaaagtacatcagtattaaggccggtttatagtcggtcgcccgatggtcgcgcgatggaaatcttgcgcgcaatccggagactgaggcctaaaagccatgtctttttatgatcgtgCATCAAGATTATGGACGCCCGACCATCGTGCGACCGACTTTAACTCGGCCTTTTTGGTTAAATCCAAATTATTATCTGTTTGAACCTTTGGTTACAGAGATTCTTAGTTCAGACTGGCGGACATAAAGGAGGCTGGGATGAGTACGATCAAGGAACATTCCTCAGGATAAGAAACAAATATAAGGTGAGTATCCTCATAAGAAAGTCTGAACCAATCTTGGTAGCTGTCTTCTGTTAATTTCACtgtattttatttcactttGGCATTTACGATCAAGGTACATTCCTCAGGATAAGAAATAAACATAAGGTGAGCATTCTGATTAGAAAATCTGATCCAATTTTTAACTAGCTGTCTTCTGTTCATTTCACTGTATTTTATATCCATTGCTTCATTTGTTAATGAGGAAAACTTGAAGAAAATGTTCGCTAGTTGTGTTTAGGAATTATAGAAACTGAAGATATACTTCAGGCATGATTCTTCTGCAGTTCTCATGCTTAATGGTCTAGGGCAAATACTAATCTCTAGCGACGCTTTTGAATTCAGGTTATTAGATAAAAAAACCTTGATAGACATTTAGCCTGTGTATTTAGCCACAGGTTATCTCGAGGTCTGAATGTTACTTCACAATTCCTGATATTTGTATCTCTACAGGGCAAGATAGCATTCCTGGACGAGGCAGCAACCTCCATCCCAGGTCGTAATATCGTTGATGTCCGACAGCACGAGAATTGGTACCAAGAATATCTGTCCTTGATGGAGAAGA
Above is a genomic segment from Asterias rubens chromosome 10, eAstRub1.3, whole genome shotgun sequence containing:
- the LOC117295270 gene encoding coiled-coil domain-containing protein 112-like → MSSKGATNSRPTKMKGKELGGGDTKTAGSSQKTKTENAKKVETLREIEQMEQKINSLDREKSTNLYSKRSDFRKLFCTLEEQELKMNSDRKAEKARLVQQLNKMRGTVTKFQRQLRDVKPTPEFVEKLKEMMETIEAIMREFKEQQRKLYEELFREEQTLSQEVTALEKRLESWAQAPPVTIQTKQTKPKPVSSARSVIADLPPEVAAFERFLVQTGGHKGGWDEYDQGTFLRIRNKYKGKIAFLDEAATSIPGRNIVDVRQHENWYQEYLSLMEKKKDAIQKWKIVKEAQKEDLLTQAAVNEDEFKEKEERKAQARVRKLEEERRAQSERINAWKVQKELKKAMTEEKMMEMEMKKVKDFEKEQQRKMDVKNRVQEYLHQKQEEDAIQRMEEEAKKEMEMEEKRVIGQVDVARFQERDQRKIEERLAKGRAKEEEERRKAKRLAKLKGQVEVQAERDPTRLYKLTKGMKERMKDTSSSGGPVLHMPHRAVPSWRAGL